The following proteins are encoded in a genomic region of Leptospiraceae bacterium:
- a CDS encoding RNA polymerase sigma factor, with amino-acid sequence MLNKDKENLTKIIKENYSMVYNLGLRLFKTRKEEVEDFVQDVFLKFFENYHKFDGKSKISTWLYSLALNLGLNKIKKQKQIQKWLEYDSYSDQNLLESQLMETSDLEQEIEKNELQSLIQKELMELPDAYRIPLILSYYERLSYKEISEKIEIPEGTIKSLVYRGKLILRNKLKDIISRKEKSNA; translated from the coding sequence GTGTTGAATAAAGACAAAGAAAACTTAACAAAAATTATCAAAGAGAATTATAGCATGGTCTACAATTTGGGCTTGAGATTGTTCAAAACCAGAAAAGAAGAAGTGGAAGACTTCGTTCAAGATGTATTTCTGAAGTTCTTCGAGAATTATCATAAGTTTGATGGTAAATCCAAAATTTCTACATGGCTTTATTCTTTAGCACTGAATTTAGGACTCAATAAAATCAAAAAACAAAAACAAATTCAAAAATGGTTAGAGTATGATTCGTATTCTGATCAAAACCTTTTAGAAAGCCAGTTGATGGAAACATCTGATTTAGAACAAGAGATTGAGAAAAACGAACTTCAATCATTAATCCAAAAGGAACTCATGGAACTTCCAGATGCATATCGTATTCCTTTGATTTTGAGTTACTACGAGAGATTGTCTTATAAAGAAATCAGTGAAAAAATCGAAATCCCTGAAGGAACCATAAAATCCCTCGTCTATCGAGGAAAACTCATTTTAAGAAACAAACTAAAAGACATCATTAGTAGAAAGGAGAAAAGTAATGCATAG
- a CDS encoding pyridoxal phosphate-dependent aminotransferase family protein — MKEKEKFLQRLVYELETRKKRLHYRNLNPKIHTRIDFSSNDYLGLNHKGILLKFLKEVLDDFHDTVGSTGSRLISGHRDIFELIEKKFSLLVDVPDSLLFHSGYVGNLSTIEALISPRDVAFVDRLSHASIIDGVRISKAKKIYFHHNDLQHLEDLLKKTRRNPKSEFWIFTEAVFSMDGDVPPLVELLELCEKYSCNLFLDEAHSIGVYGKSGKGLAYDLGVQKQVSVLVFPMGKAPGVMGCFVSGETILKEYLINFARGFIYSTAQPIFLVPLLGKVIDFLESDEAERYRSHLWDLSNYARENLKLMGFHILNSVTQIIPVLIPDEEKLMAVVNELRKRFDVVAIRPPTVPVGSSRIRVNLHAHNTKDEVDELLEAFLKLRDKFLF; from the coding sequence ATGAAAGAAAAGGAAAAGTTTTTACAACGTTTGGTATATGAATTAGAAACCAGAAAAAAAAGATTACATTATCGGAATTTAAATCCCAAAATTCACACTCGGATTGATTTTTCATCAAATGATTACTTAGGATTAAATCACAAGGGGATTTTGTTAAAATTCTTAAAAGAAGTCTTAGATGATTTTCACGATACAGTGGGAAGCACAGGCTCACGCTTGATTTCAGGTCATAGAGATATCTTTGAATTGATTGAAAAAAAGTTTTCTTTGCTTGTGGATGTTCCAGATTCTCTTTTATTTCATAGTGGTTATGTGGGGAATTTATCTACGATTGAAGCTCTTATCTCACCTCGTGATGTTGCCTTTGTTGATCGTTTATCTCATGCAAGCATCATTGATGGTGTAAGGATTTCCAAAGCGAAAAAAATATATTTTCATCATAACGATCTTCAACATCTGGAAGACTTATTAAAAAAAACCAGGAGAAACCCAAAAAGTGAATTTTGGATTTTTACAGAAGCCGTTTTTAGCATGGATGGAGACGTCCCACCTTTGGTTGAGTTATTAGAACTTTGTGAAAAATACTCATGCAATTTATTTTTAGACGAAGCTCATAGTATTGGTGTTTACGGGAAGTCAGGGAAAGGTCTTGCTTATGATTTGGGGGTTCAAAAACAGGTTAGCGTTTTAGTTTTTCCCATGGGTAAAGCTCCAGGAGTGATGGGTTGTTTTGTTAGTGGCGAAACTATCTTAAAAGAATATCTGATTAATTTTGCAAGAGGATTCATTTATTCAACTGCGCAACCGATTTTTTTAGTTCCTTTATTGGGAAAGGTTATCGACTTTTTGGAGTCTGATGAGGCAGAAAGATATCGAAGCCATTTGTGGGATTTATCAAACTATGCCAGAGAAAATTTAAAGTTAATGGGATTTCATATCCTAAATTCGGTTACTCAGATTATACCCGTCCTCATTCCCGATGAAGAAAAATTGATGGCTGTTGTAAATGAACTTAGGAAGAGATTTGATGTAGTAGCTATACGTCCTCCCACAGTTCCTGTTGGTTCATCTCGAATACGTGTCAATCTTCATGCACACAATACAAAAGATGAAGTAGATGAGCTTTTAGAAGCATTTTTAAAATTGAGGGATAAATTTCTTTTTTAA
- a CDS encoding formylglycine-generating enzyme family protein → MKQPKKRNFFFFSVAFFCFLSFRVSIAQEDFVNIGTIVSIHNKDYFTMKVDDDYEVSFLKSLIFQKQELYLLKENEIHQCFQGVNLFIQNSKLYLNLIKVPCKYEKPISSNEYFLGRISMLKQKKDVTLDDFVAKQNQDITQVREIIHPVDKKIMIYVPEGYLLYGQGDDPNESSFNIYYHQWNLENLPKISAFYIDKYEVTNQEFYIFCRRTQYPCPDFLYRLSYEERNHPFIHATYKDVEAYARWTGKQIPTEWEWEYAARGDLERVLNHSLMPSQYLDFPSQIENCNTLEKWQKEGNLPKVIDVYQLTDINFRGIVGMCGNAIEWTSSYFIPYPGSRFSKEIYQRLSGKFFYVLRGGSYHLPLEKAKVFHRTIVGSNDLLNGKGGFRLLIRSK, encoded by the coding sequence ATGAAACAACCGAAAAAGAGAAATTTTTTTTTCTTTTCCGTTGCTTTTTTTTGTTTTTTGAGCTTTCGTGTTTCTATTGCTCAAGAGGATTTTGTCAATATAGGAACCATAGTATCCATCCACAATAAAGATTACTTTACTATGAAGGTGGATGATGATTATGAAGTAAGTTTCTTGAAGTCTCTCATATTCCAAAAGCAAGAGCTATATCTTTTGAAAGAAAATGAAATCCATCAATGTTTTCAAGGAGTGAATTTGTTTATTCAAAATTCAAAGTTATATCTAAATTTGATAAAAGTGCCATGTAAATATGAAAAACCCATTTCTTCGAATGAGTATTTTCTTGGTAGAATTTCAATGCTTAAACAAAAAAAAGATGTAACACTTGATGATTTCGTAGCAAAGCAAAATCAAGATATAACCCAAGTTCGTGAGATCATCCATCCAGTGGATAAGAAAATCATGATATATGTGCCAGAAGGATATTTGTTATATGGTCAAGGCGATGATCCAAATGAGTCATCCTTCAATATTTACTATCATCAGTGGAACTTAGAGAATCTGCCTAAAATCTCTGCTTTTTATATAGATAAATACGAGGTTACAAATCAAGAGTTTTATATCTTTTGTCGAAGGACTCAATATCCATGTCCTGATTTTCTTTATCGTTTGTCTTACGAGGAACGAAATCACCCATTCATTCATGCAACATACAAAGATGTAGAGGCTTATGCTCGTTGGACAGGTAAGCAAATCCCAACAGAATGGGAGTGGGAGTACGCAGCAAGAGGTGATTTAGAAAGAGTGCTTAATCATTCTTTGATGCCATCTCAGTATCTTGATTTCCCTTCCCAGATTGAAAATTGTAATACCTTAGAAAAGTGGCAAAAAGAAGGAAACTTACCCAAAGTGATAGATGTTTATCAACTTACTGACATTAATTTTCGCGGTATTGTTGGAATGTGTGGAAATGCCATTGAATGGACAAGTTCTTATTTTATTCCTTATCCAGGAAGTCGCTTCTCAAAAGAAATTTATCAACGACTGAGTGGTAAGTTTTTTTATGTGCTTCGAGGAGGAAGCTATCACCTTCCCCTTGAAAAGGCAAAGGTTTTTCATCGAACGATTGTTGGTTCAAATGATTTGTTGAATGGAAAAGGAGGATTTCGCTTACTAATTCGTAGCAAGTGA
- a CDS encoding adenylate/guanylate cyclase domain-containing response regulator: MNTINNQKVYKILIIEDDVSQAELLKNFISMWGYQIYVEADGHEGLNAVHKYKPDLILLDIYLPSIPGLEILKEIRKIPEFDLIPIFVMSADTSEEIKIITLSNGANEFIGKPIKMADLIMKIQTALELLESRRTIDELNKKLEKEKQRLLRYFSADLVEKILNEEIPAELGGDIVESTIMFFDVRGSTTIAERMGPKNYANFISNLFSDLMDIIFNNQGSVNELLGDGLLATFGCPVPTFNDQFNALKTAIEIAEYIKGFNQYVTEKVDFGIGIASGKVFAGNIGSIRRMKYAVMGDPVNTASRIQDLTKETKNKILFDHHTFYLCNEKQNKLKLPQTNEIFVIKRVGSFLLKGKTEPTEIYSLLGYKKKTAKEIQEKTISLATN; the protein is encoded by the coding sequence ATGAACACAATCAACAATCAAAAGGTATATAAAATCCTTATTATTGAAGACGATGTCTCTCAAGCCGAATTGTTAAAAAATTTCATTTCTATGTGGGGTTATCAAATCTATGTAGAAGCCGATGGCCATGAAGGTTTAAATGCTGTCCATAAATACAAACCTGATCTTATACTTTTAGACATCTATCTTCCTTCCATCCCAGGCTTAGAAATCTTAAAAGAAATCCGAAAAATTCCTGAGTTTGATTTGATCCCTATTTTCGTTATGTCAGCCGATACTTCTGAAGAAATCAAAATCATCACTTTATCGAATGGTGCAAATGAATTTATAGGAAAACCCATCAAAATGGCGGATCTCATTATGAAAATTCAAACTGCCTTGGAACTATTAGAATCTCGTAGAACCATCGATGAATTAAATAAAAAGTTGGAAAAAGAAAAACAAAGGTTATTGAGATACTTCTCTGCTGACTTAGTAGAGAAAATCCTTAACGAGGAGATACCAGCAGAATTAGGTGGTGATATTGTAGAAAGCACTATCATGTTTTTCGATGTTCGTGGTTCTACTACAATCGCAGAAAGGATGGGACCGAAAAACTACGCAAACTTTATCAGTAATTTGTTTTCTGATTTAATGGACATTATTTTTAATAATCAAGGTTCTGTGAATGAACTTTTGGGGGATGGTTTATTAGCGACTTTTGGATGTCCTGTTCCTACTTTTAATGATCAATTCAATGCCCTTAAAACAGCCATCGAAATAGCTGAATACATCAAAGGATTTAATCAATACGTAACTGAAAAAGTGGATTTTGGGATTGGTATTGCTTCCGGAAAAGTCTTTGCAGGCAATATTGGCTCTATCCGAAGAATGAAGTATGCCGTCATGGGGGATCCAGTAAATACAGCTTCTCGCATTCAAGATTTAACAAAAGAAACAAAAAACAAAATCTTATTTGATCACCACACATTCTATCTTTGTAATGAAAAACAAAACAAACTAAAACTACCTCAAACGAACGAAATTTTTGTTATTAAAAGAGTCGGAAGTTTTCTTCTGAAGGGGAAAACTGAACCAACGGAGATTTATTCTCTACTTGGATACAAGAAAAAGACTGCGAAAGAAATTCAAGAAAAAACAATCTCACTTGCTACGAATTAG
- a CDS encoding HDOD domain-containing protein, with protein sequence MTNIKEFSIPPLPQVVLQVMQYDHNSPTANTQDIEKIVAPDKGITAEILKVANSAYYGRSGRVKVLRDATALLGLKALKNLIIFLGTKGLNEKIKHPILKKYTNALPIVSALLAKEIAIDLKKESIKEEVFLAALLHKIGMSILAVNKSDHYALIIQECEENEFDLTEIEQKSYGINHSELGKKVSADWKLPEELIRCCGIGTHTKVEELQSDLEKITFISSICAMELLHIPIEPTNYQKANQIYKSLGGEGDVIIKFANDQMLERIKQHPFYQLSLI encoded by the coding sequence ATGACAAACATAAAAGAATTTTCTATTCCACCCCTTCCACAAGTTGTGTTGCAAGTTATGCAATATGATCACAATTCACCGACAGCAAACACACAAGACATTGAGAAGATTGTAGCTCCCGACAAAGGTATTACTGCAGAAATACTAAAGGTTGCAAACTCAGCCTACTATGGTCGTTCTGGAAGAGTGAAAGTTCTTCGAGATGCCACGGCATTATTAGGTTTGAAAGCCCTAAAAAATCTCATTATTTTCTTGGGAACTAAGGGTTTGAATGAAAAAATAAAACATCCTATCCTGAAAAAATACACGAATGCTCTTCCCATTGTTTCTGCTCTTTTAGCGAAAGAAATAGCTATTGATTTAAAAAAAGAAAGCATTAAAGAAGAAGTTTTTTTAGCGGCTTTGCTCCATAAAATTGGTATGAGTATTTTGGCTGTGAACAAGTCTGATCACTATGCCTTAATCATCCAAGAATGTGAAGAAAATGAGTTTGATTTAACAGAAATCGAACAAAAATCTTATGGTATCAATCATAGTGAGTTAGGAAAAAAAGTCTCAGCAGATTGGAAATTACCCGAGGAATTAATTCGCTGTTGTGGAATTGGAACTCATACAAAAGTAGAGGAGCTTCAAAGTGATTTAGAGAAAATCACGTTTATTTCTTCGATTTGTGCAATGGAATTACTTCACATTCCGATAGAACCCACGAACTATCAAAAAGCCAATCAAATTTACAAAAGTTTAGGCGGTGAAGGAGATGTTATCATCAAATTTGCTAATGACCAGATGTTGGAAAGAATCAAACAGCATCCTTTTTACCAATTATCTTTGATTTAA
- a CDS encoding YfhO family protein: MKKLFSVFIVPLFLYFFIFVFIFYKIYLLNHHFITHDNFAQFYVYFVEREIWNLNVGYGFPAFAEPQWQFFYPFKYLFPKSYKAFDFYILHYLLIGAYFTFLTAYYITNHFVGSFAAGIVFSLSGSMAGQISMMSVLAGSSYLPANFYFFYRFLNERKAFLFFLWVLVLALHFLVGHPQFFAYSLIFNFFFLVFFVFEQRDYKLFFYFLGGVILSLLLTAYALLPQWELLSFTLRKKFITFSRLNDFEFPLRNLIHFIYPFFWGGISSEKFLFTYIEPEFKGIIHNFHEQFRYFGLLPLFFVFFINKINKKSLRYFIIFSLILYFIWALGSQTFFSKIVYNIPILNRFRGPSRHFLEITFLVSLITAIGFQHLSDQRFKKYFFGLFILFIGFFFLYIYFFKELQEQYFNINYFTLSFKDNNGITFQWLILLSILIVFLINLEHQLKAISLFFVLLLDLGLNIQYSDALVYTFDHQVEEKINTESKDLQSFLQEEKIDLKNYRYFRNSFCVRYDIKNCSWLSMHSNWNSLHGYKSVNFNNPLLPLEIGYLMIHFYKFPLNIKQWNIGLYLFQIKGHSHHYYEKMQLDPFLIFPLILDHHKKTKFEISVPKEFYSHSFIQTMIFYLSAEKMNHSNQRKILTISFPKLQIQKEFYYQKDISNFKNNCEITSPYQIQRKNLKDCDNLYKVLIPINTTKQDLEIHFELLESAVIHLYGIEISDGNKTEILDPKILLKDYFTNPELKIHLMEDHLFLRYQHPVPKAFFPKRITTTTKEKLWEILNSNNIDFRNLSYVHTKEIFEKEFFQNHHSKVELIEETPTKLILKTSTQEESFLVIWNLFYPSWIAKINGNETKIHNTNIIGMGIFVPKGENQIELVFSSNSLRLGLLIAGITIFLIVFFFLFLFFIKKKNIFITV, from the coding sequence ATGAAAAAGCTTTTTTCTGTTTTTATTGTTCCTTTGTTTTTGTATTTTTTTATTTTTGTTTTTATTTTTTATAAAATTTACTTATTAAATCATCACTTCATTACTCATGATAATTTTGCACAGTTTTATGTTTACTTTGTAGAAAGAGAGATATGGAATTTGAATGTTGGGTATGGCTTTCCTGCTTTTGCTGAACCCCAATGGCAGTTTTTCTATCCCTTTAAATACCTTTTCCCAAAATCATACAAAGCTTTTGATTTTTATATTTTGCATTATTTACTAATTGGTGCTTATTTTACGTTTCTTACGGCTTATTACATCACAAATCATTTTGTTGGTTCTTTTGCCGCTGGAATAGTGTTTTCTCTATCTGGTAGCATGGCTGGACAAATCAGCATGATGAGTGTGTTGGCAGGTTCTAGTTATTTGCCTGCAAACTTTTATTTTTTTTATCGTTTTCTTAATGAAAGAAAAGCTTTTCTTTTCTTTCTTTGGGTTTTGGTTTTGGCTCTTCACTTTCTTGTAGGGCATCCTCAGTTCTTTGCTTATAGTTTGATTTTTAATTTCTTTTTTTTGGTTTTTTTTGTTTTTGAACAAAGGGACTATAAACTTTTTTTTTATTTTCTGGGAGGTGTGATTTTAAGTTTACTACTTACTGCTTATGCGTTGCTACCTCAATGGGAGCTGTTAAGTTTTACTCTACGAAAAAAATTCATAACTTTCAGTCGACTCAATGATTTTGAATTTCCCTTAAGAAATTTAATCCATTTCATTTATCCTTTTTTTTGGGGAGGGATAAGTTCAGAAAAATTTTTGTTCACGTATATTGAGCCAGAGTTTAAAGGCATAATTCATAACTTCCATGAACAATTTCGTTATTTTGGACTACTACCATTATTTTTTGTTTTTTTTATCAATAAAATTAACAAAAAAAGTTTAAGATACTTTATAATCTTTTCTTTGATCTTATACTTCATCTGGGCATTAGGTAGCCAAACCTTTTTCTCGAAGATTGTATATAACATTCCCATTTTGAATCGCTTCCGAGGACCATCACGCCATTTCTTGGAAATAACTTTTTTAGTGAGTTTGATAACAGCAATTGGATTCCAACACCTCTCAGATCAAAGATTTAAAAAGTATTTTTTTGGTTTATTTATTCTTTTCATTGGTTTCTTTTTCTTATACATCTATTTCTTTAAAGAACTACAAGAACAATATTTTAACATTAATTATTTCACCTTAAGCTTCAAAGATAACAATGGAATCACTTTTCAATGGCTGATCCTTTTGAGCATTTTGATTGTATTTTTGATCAATCTAGAACATCAACTCAAAGCCATTTCTTTATTCTTTGTCCTATTACTTGATTTAGGTTTAAATATTCAATATTCGGATGCTTTAGTCTATACATTTGATCATCAAGTAGAAGAAAAAATCAATACAGAAAGCAAAGACCTTCAATCATTCCTTCAAGAAGAAAAAATTGATTTAAAAAATTATCGATATTTTCGGAATTCCTTTTGTGTTCGATATGATATTAAAAACTGCAGTTGGCTCAGCATGCATTCGAACTGGAACTCTTTACATGGCTACAAAAGTGTAAATTTTAATAATCCTTTATTACCTTTAGAGATTGGCTACTTAATGATTCACTTCTACAAGTTTCCCTTAAACATAAAACAATGGAATATTGGCTTATATTTATTTCAAATAAAAGGGCATTCCCATCACTACTATGAGAAGATGCAACTTGATCCATTTCTGATTTTCCCCCTTATCTTAGATCACCATAAAAAAACAAAGTTTGAAATCAGTGTTCCCAAAGAATTTTACTCTCATTCTTTCATCCAAACCATGATTTTTTATTTGAGTGCAGAAAAAATGAATCACTCTAATCAAAGAAAAATTCTAACAATTTCCTTCCCAAAGCTTCAAATACAAAAAGAATTTTACTATCAAAAAGATATATCCAACTTCAAAAATAATTGTGAAATTACTTCACCATATCAAATCCAAAGAAAAAACCTAAAAGACTGTGATAACCTATACAAAGTCCTCATTCCCATAAACACAACAAAACAAGATCTGGAAATCCATTTCGAACTTCTTGAATCTGCAGTCATTCATTTATACGGAATTGAAATCTCTGATGGAAACAAAACAGAAATTTTAGATCCTAAAATACTATTAAAAGATTACTTTACCAATCCAGAACTGAAAATCCATTTAATGGAGGATCATTTGTTTCTACGATATCAACACCCTGTCCCAAAAGCATTTTTTCCTAAAAGAATCACCACAACAACAAAAGAAAAATTATGGGAAATTCTGAACTCCAACAATATTGACTTTCGGAACTTATCTTATGTTCATACCAAAGAAATTTTTGAAAAAGAGTTTTTTCAAAATCACCATTCAAAAGTGGAATTGATAGAAGAGACCCCAACCAAATTGATCTTAAAAACATCAACCCAAGAAGAAAGTTTTTTGGTCATTTGGAATTTATTCTATCCAAGTTGGATCGCCAAAATCAATGGTAATGAAACAAAAATTCATAATACCAACATAATTGGAATGGGAATTTTCGTTCCAAAAGGAGAAAATCAAATCGAACTTGTATTTTCATCAAATTCATTACGTTTAGGATTGTTGATCGCAGGAATAACAATCTTTTTGATTGTTTTTTTCTTTTTGTTCTTGTTCTTCATCAAAAAGAAAAATATTTTTATAACGGTCTGA